From Pseudoalteromonas sp. R3, one genomic window encodes:
- a CDS encoding sigma-70 family RNA polymerase sigma factor: protein MIINAKEAFNQDKIEALVLRAQQGEQVAFEQLYQQCYRRVYGLCLRLLADQAHAEDATQEVFVQLWHKIAQFQGQSKFTTWLHSVTSNVAISYLRKQKNWLQKVVSLEDSGMEQTEIAQCDSLNGLDKLVLRLPERARLVFVLHAVEGYRHEEVAGMLNMAVGSSKSQFHRARKLLQEWYDNE from the coding sequence CAAAGAGGCATTTAACCAAGATAAAATTGAGGCGTTAGTGCTACGTGCCCAGCAAGGCGAGCAGGTGGCATTTGAACAGCTTTATCAACAGTGTTATCGCAGGGTGTATGGACTGTGTTTGCGTTTGCTGGCCGATCAGGCACACGCGGAGGATGCGACACAGGAAGTGTTTGTTCAGCTATGGCATAAAATCGCTCAGTTTCAGGGGCAGTCGAAATTCACAACCTGGCTTCACAGCGTCACGTCGAATGTTGCAATTAGTTATTTGCGTAAGCAAAAAAACTGGCTGCAAAAAGTCGTCAGCCTGGAAGACAGTGGTATGGAACAAACTGAAATCGCGCAATGTGACTCACTCAACGGACTCGATAAGCTGGTTCTGCGGTTACCGGAACGTGCCCGCTTGGTGTTTGTCTTACATGCGGTTGAAGGATATCGCCATGAAGAAGTCGCGGGCATGTTGAACATGGCGGTGGGCTCAAGTAAGTCTCAGTTTCACCGGGCCAGGAAATTGTTACAGGAGTGGTACGACAATGAGTAA